GGTTGATTAGCCCTGGTATGCCGCTTTCTTCTAATGAAATGTGCAACAAATTTGGCCGCCTAATGAATTCTGGAGACGGTCTCTACGGAGGAATGTTCACTGCGGCAATGTACACGTCTGCTTTCTTTGAAACCGACGTTGAAAAAGTTGTGCGCTTCGGTCTTCGCGCAATCCCGCCGAACAGCACTTATGCCAAAACTATTCGCGATGTTATCACTTGGCATTGGGTATATCCGGACGATTGGCGCAAAACCTGGCAGAGAGTTCAGGAAAAATGGGCTTCCAAACCCAGTGGTCACTGCTCCTCGGACCCAAATGGATTCAATATAGACGCAAGTCTAAACGGTGCCTACGTTGTAATTGGACTACTCTACGGCAAGGGCTCTTTATCCAAGACGCTGGAGATATCAACGCGTTGCGGGCAAGACTCGGACTGTAATCCCTCGACCGCAGCTGGGGTACTGTGCACAATCCTTGGCTATAACGCCATCCCTGACGAATACAAGAGTGGCATCCCTGCAATTTCTGATAAACAGTTTTCGTATGTCCCGTATAGTTTTTCAACCCTTATCCCCGCATGCTTACGCATTGCACGCTCAAATATACTGCGTTCTGGCGGCCTTATAAAAGATGATGTCTTTTTCATACCCATCCAGCCCCCCAGGCCTCCTAAAATTACCAAATTAGAAGGAGATTGACACCGCAAACACCATAAACTACTCTTTTACTATAGGGGGAGAGACAATGAAAACCTACCATGAGCCATCTCGTGATATACCAATTGCCTATGAACCCGACGTCATTGTTGCTGGCGGAGGAGTCTCCGGGTGTTCGGCAGCTATTTCGGCAGCTAGAAACGGAGCAAAGGTTCTGCTCATCGAGCGCAATGGCGTTGTGGGTGGAACGGCCACTGCAGGATTGATGGCAAATATTGGGAACGCATTCATGACGAACGAAAACTTTCCCGTGGTAAGGGGAATCCCTCGCGAAGTGGTTGAGCGATTAGTATTTGAGGGTGGCACAAAACCTAGCTGGCACCGACCCGAACAACCTGGCGTTATTTTTGATCCTGAAAAAATGAAGCTTGTCCTTATTGATATGCTCCGCGAAGCAGGCGTGGAAGTTCTGCTTCACGCGCTAACGGTTGGGGCAATTAAGGAGGGCAATAGGGTTGTTGGAGTCCTTATTGAGAGTAAAAGCGGGCGGCAGGCGGCAATTGCAAAAAACGTAATCGATGCGACCGGCGAGGCTGACATTGCTTCCTATGCTGGGGCTCCATGCCGGATTGTCGCAAGTGGCGGGAGTATGCTCTTCAGGCTGGCGAATGTTGATCTCGACCGCGCAGTTGACTGGATTGGCGAGCACCGCGATTCATTCCCAAACAACAGCGACGGAGTAAAAGATTACGATACTTTCCGTCGAAACTGGAAGGAGTTCGGATTTTTCTTCTTTCCCCACCATGGTGGCAAGGCGTTCAAACCTTGGAATGATGCCATCGAGCGTGGAGAATACTCTGAAAAGGACGGCGATTGGTATGCTCTGAATGCCTTTGGGATGTATGGACTAGCTGGCGACGGCACGGTTGTCATCAACTCGAATTACCTCTGGTTGACCGATGTAGACGCACGCCAGTATACTCGTGCTGAGCTTGAAGGGCGGCGAATGTGCCACAAAGTGGCCGAGTTCCTACGAAAGCACCTCCCAGGCTTCGAAAACGCCGTAGTAATTCAGACGGCAGAAGACTGGGGGCAGCGCCGAAACCGACTTATTGAGGGAAAATCAACCCTCACCAAGGATGATGTAGCAGCTGGGAGAGAGTGGGACGATGTAATCGGCCGATTTCCACTCAAAGCGCCTGGTGAACCGCCTTATGGAGTCGAGATTCCATTCGGCGTAATGGTTCCAAAAAGAGTAGAGGGACTTCTAGTCGCCAGCGGGAAGAGCGTCTCCACAGACCCTGTTGGACTTCTTAGAGGAATGTCTCGATGCATGACGTTAGGCGAAGCAGCAGGAGTAGCAGCTGCCCTGGGAGCTCAATCAAACACACCCGCCGAGCAGGTACCAATTCGCGATATTCAAAAACAGCTAATCGCTCAAGGAGCTTATCTCGGCGAAGAGGATAGATTCTGGAGGTAAGAAAGAAATGCTAAGACTCATTATGGGAATAATCATTTGTTATCTTCTAGCCACGCCAATTTTTGGAGCAGTTTCACCAATACAACCTGACAAAGCAAAAGCATGGATTATGCATCTTGTTCCTCTGCCAAAGTCAGTTAAGATTACAGCAAAAAACACCATTCCTGCTGATCAAGTCATAATCAGGGCTGACAGCACCGACCCGGTAGTTGTTCAGGCATGTGCGGAACTTCGACAGGCAATCGGCATACCAAATAAAGCTAAGTCACCTCTAAAACCTGCATTCACAATCGTTCTCAAGCTAGGCGGGCCGGAAGCATCAAGTCTCAAAAGCCTAAAGAACTCTGACCAAGCCTATAAGATTGTCCCCGATGCAAGTGGAAAGACACTGCGCCTCATTGCCCAAACCCCCAGAGGGTTATATTACGCTGCGAAAACCCTCCAGCAGCTTATAAAGGCGCGCGCCGCAGGGGGAAAGGTTGATATGCCAATAGCCGAAATAACCGACTGGCCCGACCTTGCGGACAGGGGATTGTGGGGCTCGGACTCTTTCCTGCACCTGAAGTGGCTTGCAGACCGGAAGATGAACATCGTCGAGCAAATCTGCTATGTCAGCGTTGACGAGAGGAAAATTGCAACAGCTAGGCCAAAGGATGGCCATGAGCCTTTATTTACAGAGGGACCACGCTACGGAATAAATTTTGTGCCGGTAGTCCTACACCTCGAGCAGGTTGGCAACAAGGGCGTATTCGCAGCCTATCCTAATCTCAAAGCTAAGGGCGGGGGCGAGGGTGCAATTTGCTACTCGCAGCCTGAATTTGTAGATGTACTAGCAGATTGGATAGTTGCGCTTGGAAAGATACCGCATGTTCGCGAAGTTGACGTGTGGCTTGCAGAAAATCTTGATCAACAAGGCGGATGCACATGCGAAGAATGCAAGAAGGTAGATCGAAGCGTCCTTGAAGCTCGCACCGTCCTAGCTGCCTGGAATAAAGCAAAGAAAAAACTTCCTCATCTAGGCCTCAGAATCCTCACGAGTGAAGAGACGGAAAGTAGTAACCAGTTGATATTCAAAGAACTTCCAAAGGAAGTTAAAGTCTGGTACTATCATAGCCTGCTGACCTACGACAACGGCGAGGTACCTATGCTCCGCAAATATCTGGAGGATTATGCGAAGAGCGGCCATTGGCTGGGCGTTGTGCCGAACTTTGACGCTGGTGTGCATTGGACAAGCCCGTTTACTGGTCCTCATTTCATCCATTATCGCATGAACGAGTTCGTTGATAAGGGCCTTTCGGGTTTGCTGGGATATGCCACGCCGCGGGTCCACTACAACAGGTTCAATGTTGAGGCAGCCGCCGAATGGTCGTGGAATTCCAAGGGGCGAACACCACGCGAATTCGCCGAATCGTGGGCCGTTCGTGAAGGACTAAAGGACCCTAAGAAGTTCGCAGACTGGGTTGAGCTTATCAGTCCGGTTGCGTGGGATGTGTATGGCTCTCATTGGCCAGCTGGAGAACAAAGGAACACACCTGGCCACTCTGCAAAAAGACTCAAAGAGGGTACGCTGCCCGAACTGGGATTCGTCCTTTGGGATGCCTACCGATTGCCATTCGGAGACATCAAAAGCGAGGAGCAACTAAAAAATGACGTTGCCGCCGCTGCGGAAGCAGTCAAACTCGCAAAAGAAATGGAAATCCCAATATTAATGAGCGAGAGCCTAATCATCCAGGGATACATAAACTCTTTAAATGCTCTGTGGGAACTCAGGAAGATTGTTAAGCCAGAGGGCATAGCTCCTGAAAACAAGGGAAAAGCACTAGATTACTTCAAGGCTTATGTGGATGGCCTTAATCAGGTGGTCAGCCAACTTCCGAACTGGGAAGCGCTTGTACCAGGAAGGTCGCCTAACGAGATTTTTACTGGCAAACAAATCGCAGTTATTACTCGCATGATTGGTGAGATGCAATGCGTAGCATCTGGCTTCGGCATCGAGCTAGAATGAGAGCGGTAAAATGGAAAAGTGCCTTTTTGCAATTTTGACTCTTATATTTGCAGTAAGCGTTTATGCTTCATCAGACAAACAACCGCAAGAACTGCGATTCAAGGACGAGTTCCTACGAATGCTCGTGGCGTCGGTGCCTGATATTCTAAAGGACCAGGACCCTAAAACAGGACGCTTTGGAAAAGGCATATGGATTGTAAATGACCAGAACATAATGTTCAGCCTCGCAGTAGCATGGGCGCTGAAGTCGCCAGCGAACCCATACTACCATGATCCAAAAGTACTGGAGGCTGTCGTCAAGGCGGGTGACGCACTAATCGCCGAGGCAAAGCCTGATGGACAATGGGAATTTCGCAAGAAAGATGGCTCGACCTGGGGCAACATTTACATGCCATGGACGTATTCAGCTTGGATAATGTCCTATGGACTTGTTCGCAAAGGCATGACTCCTTCGCAAAAGAAGCGCTGGGATGATGCACTAATTCATGGATACACTGGGATTTCGCAAACCGCTCTGAAGCGGGTTCACAATATCCCTACCCACCATGCCATGGGCTTATACATCGCTGGCCAAGTGTTCGACCGTCCAGAATGGTGCAAACAGGCAAAGGAGTTCATGGCGAAAGTAGTCGCGGCACAGGACCCAGCAGGTTTCTGGTCTGAGAACTGCGGGCCAGTGGTAGGATATGGAAACGTTTATACAAACGCGCTGGGAATATACTATGCGGTTTCACACGATGAAACCGTGCTACCGGCAATCGAGCGAGCAATTCGATTTCACACAAACTTCACATATCCCGATGGCACTTCCGTTGAAACTGTCGATGAGCGGACACCCTACAACCGTAGGATAAGATTCCCCAACGTTGCCTTTACGCTCACGCCAGAGGGCAGGGGATATGTGCTTCAGGAGCTCAATCTGCTTGCCAAGAGTGGCGGCAAAGTTTCGGCGGATTCATGTGCAAGCTTTCTCATGTACGGTCAAGAAGGCCCAGTTGCTCCAACAGCAGCTCAGGAATCCGACCGAACGTTCATAACAAGCGATGGAAAGTCGCTGATACGACGCAAAGGCCCATGGTTCATTTGCCTTTCAGCTTACCATTGTCCTATTCCAAAAAGTCGATGGCTACAAGACCGGCAAAACTTGGTAAGTATATTCCACGACAATTGCGGTCTCATTGTTGGCGGTGGAAATACGAAACTCCAACCACTATGGAGCACTTTTACTGTTGGGGATATCTCTCTTCTAAAACACAAGCCGGGTGATGAGAATCCGAACTTTATGCCTGAAGGACAACTATTCCACGTGCCTTCAGTGGCTGGGCTTAAAAAGACGGACCCACCAGGCTTGGGGCTGGTATATGGCGAGGAAAAATGCTCAATTGAGGTGGAGCCAGTAGACGCTTCGACACTCAAGATTCGCTTAAGGGCGACAAGTAAATCGGGCTTGCCGGTCGCAGCACACTTAACTCTAATACCGCATATCGGCAAGCCGTTTCGCACTGAGAAGATGGCTGAGAAGCTTTTAGGCGAAGAGGGATTCACTTTGTCAAGCCGTAATGCTGGGGGATGGATAGCACACGCGGGGTGGAAGCTCTCGCTACCCGAGGGGTCTAGCGTGACTTGGCCTGTTTTGCCTCACAATCCCTACCGAAAAGACGGTTCTGCAACTATTGAGGAAGGTAGGATTGTTGTAACCATCCCATTCTCGCCAGAGCAAAAGGAGCATGTATTGGTTCTTCAAGAAGGATACTACTAAGATCCAAAAAATAAGAAAATAGATTTTGAAAAGTTTTAAGAAATGGGCAAATCACAATGGCAGTATTTCAACTCATCTCTACATTAACCGTTTTTCTAGCCCTAACGCTATCTTGCAATGCAATCGGGGCGAACTTGACATCCGAGTTAATCTGGAACGCTCGCCCTGATTGGATTCACAATCCAGCGGACTTTCATAAAGTTAGCAGTTCGCCCGAGGTCACCCGCTTTGAAGTCAAACAACCTGGAAGAGGAATGAAGTGGACTGCCGAGATTTCGCAACCACTTGATTTGGCGAAGACCCCTTGGTTGCTGATACGCTATCGTGCGATTGGCGCCGACCAGCCGCTCGGGTACTTTGTCTACATCCACGGCACAAAGGGTGAGGAGCAGTTTATCGCCGAGCCGAGCGATTTTATATCTGACGGAAGATGGCATACACTGGTGAAACAGGCTAACCCCGTCATGGCAGATATGCTTGCAGTTCAACTGCAGGCTGCCCGTCCTGATGGAACAATCGAAATATCACGCTTGGAATTTCATGAAAATGCCCCAAAACTAACGTTTACAGAGCTTCTGGCAACGGATAAGCAGAAAGCCGGCAAAAATTTTAAGCCTGTTGATTTGCGCTCTATTTTCAACTCAAGCCATAAAGTTCTGATGGAAGAGTTGAACATAAGCGAGTGGTCAAAAGAGAATGAAATCATAGTCTCGGGCATACCCTTCCGAATCTACTCGGGTCCAAAAAGCCTTGCCATGACCTACGCTGACAAGCCCGCAGAACTTCGCATCCCACTTAATGAGGTTAGGGCCTCAGAAATCTTTTTGCTTATAGCCACTGCATCAAAAAATAAAGGCGCAGTCAGCCTTTCCCCCGAGCCTCATTTGTTTTCTGCAAAGATTGTGTATTCGCGCGCCTTAGCGGATGAAACTATACCAGCGCGAATTCCCGAAGGATTTGGGCTTGCTCAGGGCTTTGGGGTCTATGCTATAACCACCTCAAGAGAGCATCCCATCAAAGAGCTGGTAATCAGAGAAAACATACCCGGCGTGTCGCTCTACCTTGTTTCGGCGACCATTGGATTTGATTCTAATATTGCCGCTCATGCACGACCTTCAAAGGTAGGCGGCGCAAAGGCACATATTTATTCAGAGGCAAAACGAAAATACAATTGGAATGCGTATGTGAGTCCCATCAGCGAGCGAATTGAGATATTCAATGGCGAAACTCGAGTGTTGATTCGCTATAGACCAGGCGTCTCAATCGAAATAATAGGAGAAGAGGGACCACCAAGCATATCAGCCAAAGGAAGTTTCTGGCGAGTTCGCATGGGCGACCAGATTCTCGAATCCACAGATTTTGAAGGTTCAGTAGTCGAGTCACGCGGCGTATTCTCCACTCTTGAGTTGATTGACCGAAAAGGACTTGGCATCAACGGTTTACTGAGTATAACACCTCAATCGGGTGACCGGATACATTTTCAGTTAGACCTTTGGACAAAAGAGAAAAGCAAAATTCAAGTAGACTTTCCGACAATATCAGAAATCAAAAGCCTGCGGGGGGCAAACCTCTCGTATTGTTTCCCGAGACGTGGTGCAGTCATCAACGACATTCCAATCGAACTCCGGGAACCGTATTCCGGCTTAATGCCTTTGCAGTTCATGGACGTCTATGGTCCTGACGGTGGAATGTACCTAATAACGATGGACACATTAGCAACGTATCGCTACTTCCACCTGCGAAAGGATGCCAAGGGCATTTCAATGAGCGTGGAGTATCTAGAGCAGGAAGTGCTTCCGTGGGCACGCTTCACTTCTCCAGCCACAACAATTGGGTTCCACAAAGGCGATTGGCACTCGGCATTTAATGCATACAAAGAATGGATTGGCACATGGTATAAGCCTGATGCGCCACGCAAGGATTGGTTCCGCAAAGTATTCAACTTCCGCCAGCAGTTTTTGCGGTTCTACATACCAGGTGGAGAAAAGTACTACAACAAGGAAAAGAAAAAGTACACTTTTGCTGAAGGCATTGCCGAGGATTCAAAGGCTTTTGGCGGCGTTGATTATCTCCATCTCTTCGATTGGGGTGCTTCAGAAAAGTGGGGCAGGTGCGGTGACTACGACCCCTGGGATGAGATTGGCGGTGTAGAAGCTTTCCGCGACGCAATTACAAAGACGCAAGCATCTGGAATTCCTGTGGGCCTATATATCGAAGGCTACTTGGTTGACCCGCAGTCGCGCATAGCTCAAGCTCACGGT
This sequence is a window from Armatimonadota bacterium. Protein-coding genes within it:
- a CDS encoding ADP-ribosylglycohydrolase family protein, yielding MRNSKYFLLILIFGMLKTAHGAQFRTLPVSVYLDKMKGGWAGQMIGVSYGAPTEFKACGRTFDEPIKWSPESISNSLGQDDIYVELSFLETIEKYGLDISNEQIGKAFAATKFKLWHANNEGRENVRKGIMPPDSGSPKYNAHYADIDFQIESDLFGLISPGMPLSSNEMCNKFGRLMNSGDGLYGGMFTAAMYTSAFFETDVEKVVRFGLRAIPPNSTYAKTIRDVITWHWVYPDDWRKTWQRVQEKWASKPSGHCSSDPNGFNIDASLNGAYVVIGLLYGKGSLSKTLEISTRCGQDSDCNPSTAAGVLCTILGYNAIPDEYKSGIPAISDKQFSYVPYSFSTLIPACLRIARSNILRSGGLIKDDVFFIPIQPPRPPKITKLEGD
- a CDS encoding FAD-dependent oxidoreductase; this translates as MKTYHEPSRDIPIAYEPDVIVAGGGVSGCSAAISAARNGAKVLLIERNGVVGGTATAGLMANIGNAFMTNENFPVVRGIPREVVERLVFEGGTKPSWHRPEQPGVIFDPEKMKLVLIDMLREAGVEVLLHALTVGAIKEGNRVVGVLIESKSGRQAAIAKNVIDATGEADIASYAGAPCRIVASGGSMLFRLANVDLDRAVDWIGEHRDSFPNNSDGVKDYDTFRRNWKEFGFFFFPHHGGKAFKPWNDAIERGEYSEKDGDWYALNAFGMYGLAGDGTVVINSNYLWLTDVDARQYTRAELEGRRMCHKVAEFLRKHLPGFENAVVIQTAEDWGQRRNRLIEGKSTLTKDDVAAGREWDDVIGRFPLKAPGEPPYGVEIPFGVMVPKRVEGLLVASGKSVSTDPVGLLRGMSRCMTLGEAAGVAAALGAQSNTPAEQVPIRDIQKQLIAQGAYLGEEDRFWR
- a CDS encoding glycoside hydrolase family 20 zincin-like fold domain-containing protein, whose product is MLRLIMGIIICYLLATPIFGAVSPIQPDKAKAWIMHLVPLPKSVKITAKNTIPADQVIIRADSTDPVVVQACAELRQAIGIPNKAKSPLKPAFTIVLKLGGPEASSLKSLKNSDQAYKIVPDASGKTLRLIAQTPRGLYYAAKTLQQLIKARAAGGKVDMPIAEITDWPDLADRGLWGSDSFLHLKWLADRKMNIVEQICYVSVDERKIATARPKDGHEPLFTEGPRYGINFVPVVLHLEQVGNKGVFAAYPNLKAKGGGEGAICYSQPEFVDVLADWIVALGKIPHVREVDVWLAENLDQQGGCTCEECKKVDRSVLEARTVLAAWNKAKKKLPHLGLRILTSEETESSNQLIFKELPKEVKVWYYHSLLTYDNGEVPMLRKYLEDYAKSGHWLGVVPNFDAGVHWTSPFTGPHFIHYRMNEFVDKGLSGLLGYATPRVHYNRFNVEAAAEWSWNSKGRTPREFAESWAVREGLKDPKKFADWVELISPVAWDVYGSHWPAGEQRNTPGHSAKRLKEGTLPELGFVLWDAYRLPFGDIKSEEQLKNDVAAAAEAVKLAKEMEIPILMSESLIIQGYINSLNALWELRKIVKPEGIAPENKGKALDYFKAYVDGLNQVVSQLPNWEALVPGRSPNEIFTGKQIAVITRMIGEMQCVASGFGIELE
- a CDS encoding DUF6259 domain-containing protein; amino-acid sequence: MAVFQLISTLTVFLALTLSCNAIGANLTSELIWNARPDWIHNPADFHKVSSSPEVTRFEVKQPGRGMKWTAEISQPLDLAKTPWLLIRYRAIGADQPLGYFVYIHGTKGEEQFIAEPSDFISDGRWHTLVKQANPVMADMLAVQLQAARPDGTIEISRLEFHENAPKLTFTELLATDKQKAGKNFKPVDLRSIFNSSHKVLMEELNISEWSKENEIIVSGIPFRIYSGPKSLAMTYADKPAELRIPLNEVRASEIFLLIATASKNKGAVSLSPEPHLFSAKIVYSRALADETIPARIPEGFGLAQGFGVYAITTSREHPIKELVIRENIPGVSLYLVSATIGFDSNIAAHARPSKVGGAKAHIYSEAKRKYNWNAYVSPISERIEIFNGETRVLIRYRPGVSIEIIGEEGPPSISAKGSFWRVRMGDQILESTDFEGSVVESRGVFSTLELIDRKGLGINGLLSITPQSGDRIHFQLDLWTKEKSKIQVDFPTISEIKSLRGANLSYCFPRRGAVINDIPIELREPYSGLMPLQFMDVYGPDGGMYLITMDTLATYRYFHLRKDAKGISMSVEYLEQEVLPWARFTSPATTIGFHKGDWHSAFNAYKEWIGTWYKPDAPRKDWFRKVFNFRQQFLRFYIPGGEKYYNKEKKKYTFAEGIAEDSKAFGGVDYLHLFDWGASEKWGRCGDYDPWDEIGGVEAFRDAITKTQASGIPVGLYIEGYLVDPQSRIAQAHGKEWQIIGKDGKPLPFFAPALNMCSAVKEWQDYLASVYSTVKEKTHALGYYCDEMGFADPGHFCYAENHGHPVPEPPLRGQRDLLKKIRQALGPDVALYTEETPADVNTQHQDGSFTYAISSVSDAWSPSHINLTRFALPDFKTFEIIVCDKPLGDRLTAVRQIFFNGEGIWLEGPADKWFAPQVLAFIRKMHKVMRKYEDCFTSLSPVPLVPTGQKLVFANKFPAKERTLWTLFNANYSTVRGELLAVEHTTGAKYYDVWNGRELKPRIVGEIAYLTLEIGPRDVGCVVKELKVDRSTKAKN